From the Methanosarcinales archaeon genome, the window AAAGTGTATGAGATGGCTGCCCAGCCTTTGCGCGAATTTTTCAAGCAGTTCCTTTTCTCCGTCAACCTTTCTGCTGTTGCAGATTATACCGCCTAGGCGTGCACCGCCTTTTGCGAACTTGGCAATACCTTTGCAGATATTGTTGGCTGCATAAATGGCCATGAGTTCACCACTGGCCACGATGTATATTTCCTTGGCCTTGCCTTCTCTGATAGGCATGGCAAAACCTCCACATACCACATCACCCAGGACATCATAGAATACGTAATCCAGATCATCTGTGTATGCTCCCAGATTTTCTAATAGGTTGATAGAAGTGATGATACCTCTTCCAGCACAACCTACGCCCGGTTCCGGACCGCCTGATTCCACGCACTTGATGTGGCCGAACCCATCCTGCAGCAGGACATCAAGTTCAACACTTTCGTCATCCCCCTCACTCCGCAGGGTGTCCAGCACAGTCTTCTGATTCATTCCCCCCAATAGCATCCTGGTAGAATCTGCTTTTGGGTCGCAGCCTACCAGAAGTACCTTCTTGCCCAGTGTTGAGAGGGCTGCCGTTAAATTTTGTGTGGTAGTGGACTTACCGATTCCACCTTTTCCATATATTGCTACTTGCCTCATTTATTCTGTCTCCAATATCCGTCATATTTATATTATTTATACAACGGCATCCTACTGTATACTTAATAATATATAAACTTAACTCCAATATTTGGAATTGAATGTGCGGATAAGCACTGATAAATTTGAAAAAAATCGTCAACCGATGCACATAAAAAATATATTTGAAGATATTATAAATCGGACATGAAATCCAGATACTTTTTTTTCATTCTAAAACAATTTATCCATATCTCCATAATCCATTACAGCATATACCGGGTGTGTAGTTACGTCCACCCCGGTTTCCAGTACTGCTGCCAAAGGATTTACCCCTGCATAGATGGGTATGCCGATCCTACCGGGACTGATAGGGGCGGATAAAACCGTTTCTCCGGCATGGATGTGTTCGATCACCCCGCCGATATCGGCCTTGTTCAGACTTTCAATTACTTCCATGATCCTGCTTTGGGCGATTATGGGGGCCTCCCGCAGATTAGCAAGCAGATGGCCGCAGTTATTTTCTAATATCCCGTTTATATTTGTCATTTTCTTTGACATAAATATCTTTATGGGATCCAGGGAGGTTCCTGTATATGAGATTAAATCAGTAAAACGAGTTGGAATCCCTTTGTCAAATTGAACGATGCCCCCGTATTTTGTCTCGATGGGTATCCCTTTTTTCAATAGAACCCCATCTATTGTGATGGAACAAATAGTCGATAGACCCACAGAACCTGGTTGTATCGTTACATTGGATACTTTTTCACCCTCTTCAAAAATGTGGTGTTTAGGGCTGACTGCATAGCCTTTTTGAACCACGGATCTCATAAGTTCAA encodes:
- the nifH gene encoding nitrogenase iron protein, which translates into the protein MRQVAIYGKGGIGKSTTTQNLTAALSTLGKKVLLVGCDPKADSTRMLLGGMNQKTVLDTLRSEGDDESVELDVLLQDGFGHIKCVESGGPEPGVGCAGRGIITSINLLENLGAYTDDLDYVFYDVLGDVVCGGFAMPIREGKAKEIYIVASGELMAIYAANNICKGIAKFAKGGARLGGIICNSRKVDGEKELLEKFAQRLGSHLIHFIPRDNLVQRAEINRKTVIEFDPGSNQANEYLTLAKNIENNTKFVVPQPMEMEDLESMMLEFGIVEL
- a CDS encoding DUF128 domain-containing protein, with product MADSTQRILIEILKILNENDSPLGARIIADKLDSRGYSIGERGVRYHLKMMDVSGLTKRVGYSGRVITENGIDEIDNALVGDRMGFVISQINELVYKTTFDPETKKGDIIINLSIMDKDDFEKNIELMRSVVQKGYAVSPKHHIFEEGEKVSNVTIQPGSVGLSTICSITIDGVLLKKGIPIETKYGGIVQFDKGIPTRFTDLISYTGTSLDPIKIFMSKKMTNINGILENNCGHLLANLREAPIIAQSRIMEVIESLNKADIGGVIEHIHAGETVLSAPISPGRIGIPIYAGVNPLAAVLETGVDVTTHPVYAVMDYGDMDKLF